The genomic segment TTCAGAATTCAGCGGGCCATTTGTTCAGCGAAACTCTTAGAGTAACTGAAGATTGAGACCAATGGGGAGAATTTATTAGGAGTATTGGTGAAAATCACGATCCTCGGTAAGGGAAACGATAACAGAAAGAGATGGAAACCCTTCTTAAATAACGTCTATGTTCCTGTTTTGAGATAAAGGAGAAAAGAAATTCGGTAAAAAAATAACTAATTTATCGACAAAGAAAAAAACGGGAAGTGACCGAGGAGggaaagcatagctttcttatcgtctacgcacgaagcgatggtttttaatttaatttaattcaatttattttaattttattttgttcagaaACGCGCATGGGACTGCATTTACGACTTCATGTAAATCGTGTATGGTTGCGGGATCGTTACATTTTACCGTTTCAgtcgattttatttttttcaaaccTGTGCGTGATCCACCACCCCGTCCGTAGCCCCCAATAAGAAATATGCTTCCAAAAAACTCAAATAGGACTATAGATTTAATGattcaataaattataattatatatacaatTTTGTAATACAAAATCTTCAGTTACACAGTGCGTGTCTAAAATTCGTCCCCAAAATATATTCTGAAACATAAAACCTACGTTTTTGGATAACGGTCACATCGTGTTTATTGCTTTAGTAATACAATCTTAAAAATGGCAGTCTGGcaccattttatatttttaaattggaTCATATGGCAAGTAATACATCACTTAAAAGTTGCTGTGCCAATGTTTAATGAAGACAATGAGGAAAAATATGGACTGCCCCTAataatttaatagaattttgtttCTATGAAAAATTATTCAACAAGCCAATTTACTTGTTTAATTGCCCACAGTCGAATAGAGTCATTTATCTTTATTGACGTTTGTAAAAAATATGACTTAATTGAAATTTTTCTTAAAtaccaatataattttttatttattttacaacaaacacatttttgcagaataaaatgtaattataagTAGAAATTTTACATACACACGtacagaaatagaaatatatatatacagacacacacatatacacacgtACATAAAGACATCCATATCTCAGTGTATATGCTGCATATACATACTAAGATATAGTGGTCGAAGCAGGTAGAAAACTCGATTTAATGGCTTTGGTGTTGGTGTTGAAGATATCTATGTTGCTattttttagaattatattgtaTGTACTGTGTCATCATGCTGTTTATGGACGAGCAATTTGTCTTATACATACAAAACAGCCCTTTATGACTTAAACTTAAGTTAATCTTAGGTACCAAGACCTTTATATAGTTAAGGAAGAATaaatctttatattttaagttattcacAACATATACCAACAGCGTAATATCCTAAAAGCCTTATTAGTAGTGATGTGATTAAGTTCATTGAAGTGCAAGTTTTGTTGATAATTCATACCAAGATCTCTGCACACTGATTTTCTGGGCAATTCTCTATTATTAATATGAGAATAATATCATTTGAAAATCAGTGTGCTAATAATGCCTAGAAAAAGTTATTCTCTCACTATGTGTCagttaaagataatttttataattaaagtgAGCAATAGAATCGCACAAAAATCAAGAAGAATATTCAATAATACAATTGCTTTCAAATGTACCACATAATCACATATTGTGATTTAAGAAAAATGTTGTAGACCTCATATTTCTGACATATTATGTCAATAAAAAGCAAATGAATTTTAACAAAATGtggtaaattaaaaaataaattaacctGTTTTCCATAAAATCTAAAGACTACCAAATTATAACTAGTTCACACTTTTTTGGCAACACCGCAAATGAGGTATTACGTACCATATAATcaagttggcaaaaaatgattAAAGTGTTATGGTTCAGAAAACAGGTGGGGAGCGGACTTTAGTATGTATTTCATGCTTGTATTAATACcaaaaatcaatttattcacaaacacaccaaaaacaaaaaattcaaacattacaaaaaaaaaatatatgtacatCTTCACAATCATCACAAACTTTAAATCAAAATCTATACATAAAACATGCATTAGGTACGAGTAGAAGTAAAATGAACATTTGAATTAAGGTGTGAAAAAATATATATGAGCAACTGTCAAACTGACGAGCAACACCAAGCGCGAAATAAAGATGAACGGAATCGAAATCAACAACGTAGAAATGACGCGTTTAAGCCTTATCGAATAGAATTTAATTATAACCTGGCAATCGATTACAGTTTACAGCAAATCGTCGCTATCGCACAAAAGATGTGCAAATGTTGTGTCCACATTGCCAGGCATTCAATTTTAAAGGTGAACATGAAACGGGTCAAATTCTATTCAATTTTTGACTCACATAACTAAGATAAGACAACGTCTGTCCGGTTAGCtagtttcaaaaatatttttagaatagtCAAATCCGCTTACTGATCGTTTCAAAAACTATCGCTTCTTACATTTCCTTAAAAGAATCAAATAAGTATATACAAAATTTACTTGATTAGATTAAGAAAAATAGGAATACTAATCCGAGAGGATTCTAAAATCACTTCAAACTATTTAGTAGCATGAAAATCGTCTATATCGATTTTTTAGTTGCTCTATTGATAAGAGTAAATccaaagtaattaataaaaatattattcataACAGCGTGATATACTCGTAATTAATATTTATGATAAATTAGATATTCTATATCTCAAATTAGAATCAAATCGTCTTCACCAACAATAAAGTAGCACAATATATTAATTTTACTCTACATCGTATAAGACATAGTACTACATATTGGACATTTCCTCAAATGTGTTGCACGTCACCTAACTTTGACGTTGTCATTTAACGAGAATATAGGAAATTGTGAAATAATGACATTGTAATGAATGAAGAGACACGTTGCTTACAACCGACTGTTGAATTATTTTAGCTTTGTTAAGCATTTGATAGTAATACAATAAATAATCGCTTATTCACTGTATTTTAGCTTTGTTTaaattacaaacaatataaaaagacaaaatatcgtTAGAGAATAATTAGTATGCAGTTGATTGTAATAGCATTAATGACGTGCAACAAACTTAAAGAAAATAATGTATGTTACAGATACGCCCTAACTATAAATTAAAATGACAAATTACCACTACATGATATGAAATACACGCAACTCAACTTATATGTGCCTTAGATAATATCAAAGCACAAAAATAGATGCGCTAAAATCGTATGAAAAGTCCAATTAGGTGTTAACGATGATAATGTTACGTTAAGCTGGAACGATTAGCTGATAAATACAGTAGACACAATGTAgggaaagaaaataaacaattagCTGACTTCCGTCAAACTAGAGGCCATAGGAATTATACAAAAGGATAAAATAGTAAACACgaatatataaaaaagagaatatatcAAGAAATTTAAGAGTATGACTTTATAGTATAAGTTTCATACTTTCTGGCATACATAAATATTATACTGGATGTCCCATAAAGAAATTATGACGTCAtcaataatttctttaaatagAATGCACTGTATATTATGTCATTATATAATTTTATGAATATATTTTGTggttttcaaattattgacagtTGAAtgaattgaataaaaaaatattaactacacAAGATTTTATTGCAAATTTAGCAGTGTAACTCTGTCAATGTCTGACTGTCATTCTTTTAGCGTTTGGAAGGTATTTTAGgaaaaatattaactaaaaaagaACTTGTTGAAATTCTTAGGGTGATTCACCGAATCTGTACGTAAATAACTAATATAGTAACTAAATAACGTATGTATGTAACGTACGTAAGTACGTATGTACCAGACagttatttatttaatctttaagTATATTCTCGTTTTTGCCAATCACCTGACAAAATTCAACTTGTTGAGCCTGTATCATGTTCATTATATTCCAAGAGATTGCCCAAAATATCGTCATTATTTTCTAAATTTAGTTCACTCTCAGAATTATTATCTAATATAAAATTTTCAATGCTTCTGATTCAAAATCTGCacttcttttattgttttttaattttccagACGAATAGCAAACCGAATTAATGGAGAAGATGCCCAACTTCTTATTGCAGACATCATAAATAGTCATACAGTTAAATCTATTACGTAAACGTGAGAAAAAGTAAAGCTGAAAATTCTAATCTTCAATTTAGTGCCATAAATTGAGCCTACATTTTTAGTAGCCTGCACTAGTAGCCCGTGCCAACTCTGAATTTTGATTAATAGCGGCGTAAATTGTAATTAAAGTTTAtggaaattacatttttaaagtcCATAAAACTGTCATTCATAAATACTATTAGtctattttaatttgtatgtaaaaGATTATACACTTGGCAACAAGGCAacgaaaataaaactttatacaTCTGTGAACAGGTGGCGCCacagtaaaataattaattttattattttaatacaaaattatgaaaagaaataaagatatAAAACGAAGAAAAACATCTGCCAAATCcgaaaaaaagacaaaaaagatacaaaataataataaaatatacaaaaaataaaactaaaatagttcaaataattattatattaatcattGGCGGCACCTGTTGGGAGATGTACAAAAATCGAATATTTTCGCGGATTACAGATGTTTTAAAGTCAATTATAAACGAAAACTGAAACATCACAGAATAAACGACtgataagaataataaaaaagaatttcAAGGAGCTACTAAAGAATCTCAGACTAAGGATAATTAATCAGACAGAGAAATTACCGACTTTTTTTGGCCTTAACAAACATTCCCGATTTCAAAACAACTTATCATCGATTCAATCGTCCATATAAGTGTGCTGACGTGTATATATAAGCAAAACATAGTTAGACTTACTCGAGCCACCTCCAAGGCTCTGTGTCCGGGCTGGTGATAGGCGTGGGAAACTAAGTAAACTCTTATTAGCATATTTGCGCAAGAAAAACACCATTTTATCATTTTAATACACTGTTGCTGACAGAAAACAcaatgtttgtttaaaaatatattaggaaAAGCTGATAAAACTATAAAAGCCAACTCATATGTGATTGTAAtacaaatttcttcttttttttttagtttcaatCAAATcgctttttttaattatatttcgaTTATTATGGCTTTTGTTTACATTCGGAATTGTATTTCAATAAATGTCAACGTTAAATAATAAATGTCAGGCTGTGGAAGTGACTTAAATTCATGTAATTTTCACAGCCTACTCCAATTAGGGTTTTTATTGACTCTACAGTTTATTACACTCAACGTTTGTGATGTTTCTGCCAGCAATTTACATATTTACAAGAGAATGTTAAAAGCAAAGCGTGTGCTTATAACACAGGTGTGAAAGTTTCATTTGTTAGCGGTTAAATGGTAACGCTAGAGAGAAAACGACATTTACCTCTGCTTGAAGATCAGCCACTTTGTCCTGGAGTTCTCTTACCTTGTCGCTAGCCTCGACAGAATGAATACGGAGTTCACCTTCGGTAGCGATTTCTTGgctctaaaataaaaatatcgattgttgaatcaaaaaagaaataacagaaatataaatatatatcgtTAGGTACATGTCTTCTTTTTCTATTAACTGTATTTTGAGCAATGTGCATCTTGGTCCTGCATGTTTTGTCAAATCATCGAATTATCTTACGGTAATATATtatgctagtaaataagaggtataggaacagctgtacatctgtcaaaacataccctGGGGCAGAtataaattctgatcatgtaccagttgtaggtaattttaaagtcagaatgaagaaggttacaagtaagtcgatgaagaggtatgatattagaaaactgaaagatcccaatgttccACTGAAGGTGAGTGAtaacctcaatacaaaggtgctaaaatacagaaatgcaggaactatagaggaTAGTCTggccatcatacaagaaacagtgagagaaataaaagaacaacacatGAAGAATGATACAGAGAAACGGATATCGTGGATGACCggtgaaatacttgaacttacggatcagagaaaaaaaaatctccaagaatatacgagaatacataccatcgtcagaaaaaagttaagagaagccaaagagaaacaaaaactACTAACAGAAGTCTGCTACTAACAGATCACTAACAAAAAAAATGAGAATCTCAATTGAACTGTCATATTTCACTCTATATTTCCAGAAataaagagagaaagagagagagagagagagagagaggagagtTGGAGAAGTGAAGGAAAGAGAGAGCGAAAGAACTGTAAGTACAATGATAATACATTTATGATATtggtaaacaaaacaaaaaaaccaattAGTGAAACCACAAActgataattattaaaattaaaaccttTAGTTAAAAATAGAGGTGGGAACGAATTATTTAATCAGTTCCAAGAAAACAACAGTTGAATTGTCCAATGTGCCTCAATGTTAATAAGAATTGctattaaaataaaacagttcGTGGCTATAGCTTATAGTAAAACACTTTAAGGACATGAAAATTGAACTATAAATGAATACGTTGATTACCTGAATCTTCTAGACCAATGTCACACTTTTATCAATCACATTCTTAAAGAAACTACAGAAACAGAAACTGAGAATACATCGAAACAATTGATTCTAACAAACACCATCGAAAAATCATTACTTTATGATGAaggtaattaaaaatatatcacaaactgtgAATTTGAACCAGCGCCTCTAAAATATGGCAACCGTTGAGATTACAGTATCTAGAAATAACGTGTTCACACGCCTTGTCCTCGTGTATCATCCAATattcaatatatacatatatctcgACTGTGTATGTGTGTGGCCTATACATTGGCGCTATATAGTTTGAAAATTagtttgtaaatagatttaaagAAGCAACTGTAAAAATAAATAGGGTATAAAATGCTTAAAATTTAGAAAAATGTACAGATTAATTTTAGTTACTTTTAGTTCTAGCTGTCCGATTTTCTGCATGAGCTCGGCGTTGGCCTGCGTTTTTTCGGCCTCGCTGATCTTGGCCCTCATCAGTTCATCCTTCATTTTGCTTTCGAGATCGGCGTATCGTCGTTGTTCGTCCAATAAACGGGCTGCTGCTTCCTTGTTTTTAACTTCGGCCACCTCGGTCAGTTCTAGCTGCTTTTTGATTTCTTCGTCTTGTCTTCGCAATTGGTTGGTGCTCACCTGGACTTGGGTCTCTAATTCCATTACCTAAAAATTCAAAGatgattttattgtttaaatggATAAAATCAGACAATATTGGTATCCATTATGAACGTTCATTTGTCAACAACTTACGTGTATTTGATTTGTGATTGAATACGTAAAGTGAGTGATTTTCAATGGAATATTTAGTACTTTTAATGGGAAATAACCACAATTTCAAGCGACAGTAAGTTCATTTTGATGTTTCGATTcacatttcggaaatcgttctcaaaatacaatagAATTGGAAGTAATGAGAGAATTTTACGATCATGGTTGAATGTGGTTggttttttaaacacaaaatcacatgcatctactttaaaatatatattctaatatatgtctgaattgttatTATGAAAATGGcaaatcaaattaaattattagtgaCAAAACGTATTTCCAACTAAAATTATggttaattcacaataaaaatagtaaaatatcttaaaattccacaagaaaatagcttcagaaccatATTGTAATTGAATAAGCGTAAATAAGTGACTCAAACAAATTATTTGTCTTCTAATAAGCGTAAGTAAGTGCTATTTAATGTAATAtgtgtaaataaatttaataatttcagACATGTAATTTATGATACGTGATCCGGAAGTGATATAAACGATTTATGATTGAATAAGCGCGTAAATAAgtgattttataaatttatttgtcATTTAATAAGCGTAAATAAGTGCTCTGTAATGTAATTTGTGTATAAATAATTTCAGACATGTAATTTATGATACGTGATTCAGAAGTGATATAAATGATTTGCAATAAGTAATTTGTgattaaataattgtaaataattgTTAATAAGCATAAGCAAGTGTTCTGTAATGTAATAAGTAAGTAATTTCTGACATGTAATTATGATACGTGATTCGAAAATGATATAAACGATTTATGATTGAATAAGCGCGTAAATaagtaattttataaataaatatgtataatatatacatatttattttattatattatagaaGATATAAATGCTTTACTGTAAgcaatttgtgattgaacaagtGTAAATAAGtgatttgttaaaaattatttgccATTTAATAAGCGTAAGTAAGTGCTCTGTAATGAATTaagtgtaaataaatattttctgataTATGAtaagtgattcggaagtgataaGTGTGATTTGTGAttgataaatgtaaataaatgatTTGTGATAGGTAATTTGTAATTGAATAAGCATAAATATGTATAAGAGAAATCTAGagattttttatttgtaagcGGTAAGTTCAAGTAATTAGTAATTGACttgcaaaaataaataaaacaataaaatctaTATATACCTTCAGTCTAAGTTCTTTAACTTCAGTCAAAGTCTCCATCTCACGTATTCTTGTAGTCATCAGCTCCTCCTCCAATTTCTGAGTTTCGTTATGTCCCAGTTTACCGAAAAGTAGTTTCTTAGGTGTGCTCAATGGGTCTGAAGGCGGGGGAGGGTCTTGTTTGTGGTCCTAAAATTTGAGTTGCTACATTTTACGATATGACAAtaaatttttgcagatttttaATCCTAAAACTCTATAGTggcagaaaaataaataaaaaggaaacaaATGAAGACGTTTAAGTAAAATATAtggaaaaaaaatctaaatacctGTAAATGTCTTTGCCACTGATCGCTCAATTCCGATACCCTCTGCCTAAGATCCTTCAACGATAAATTAGCTTCGGCTTCTCTCAACTTCACGGCGATTAATTCTTCTTGCAAATGAGCCACACTATTGTCCGGAGTAATTTCCCTAAGCGTTTTCTTATCTTCCTCCAACTCGTGTATTCTCGAACGAAGATCTCGGATGATGGCGTCGTTCTCTGCCTCTCTTAAACGCACTTTTACGAGTTCCTCTTGTAGACACTCGATCATCTCTTCGCGTTGGACGAGCTGCTCTTGTTTTAGGGTGATTTCTTCCATGGAAGATTGACGTGAGGTGtgctaaaaaagaaagaaattgcATCGATAAAAATTGAAAGTGAAACATTTGACCTACAATCTACTAACCGTTTCTTCCATCATCAAGGACAAGGCTCTGATCCTTTCGTTGGCCAAAGCTAGTTGGTGAGTGGTTTCCAAATGAGTATGCCTTAAGGCATCCAGTTCCCTCTGTACCACGAAGGTGGTTTCCTCTTCTTCGGCTCTACTAACTTGCCCTTTGACTAGTCTATCGGCCAAAGCCTTGCTCTCTTCTTCTAACATCTCGCATCGATGTCTCAGCTGTTTATTTTCGTGACGCAGCCGctacaaataaaatatatatatatatatatatatatatatatatatatatatatatatatatatatatatagattctTAAATATTAAACACTTATTTCAATTGTAATAACTTGTATTTAAATAGCAGATAGGTCAAAACATTTTAATCAATTTACCTTCAACTCTGCCATTTCTTCTTGTTCTTTGGTCTTGATAACGATATATTCCTTCTCTAATTTCTTCATCTTCTTGGCGTTGTATTTCATCTCATAGGCCGTCTGCATCAAAGCCTCAGGATCGGCTTCGGCGTGAGCGGGAAGCTCCTTTTGGAAATACTTCAAACACAAGAAAAAATAAGTATCAGAAACAATTTGTGTTACGAGatattttttaatagtaataTAAATTTGTTCTCTGTTCTTTTGAGCTGTATCCTGCTTTCCTTATAGCACAATTCTACCGCGAAATAATTATTTGACATgagaatttctgttaatctatgtaacatgctatggtaggctgcTAATTTATGTTGTGAAGGATGGGATGATGGATTATGTAT from the Diabrotica undecimpunctata isolate CICGRU chromosome 1, icDiaUnde3, whole genome shotgun sequence genome contains:
- the Evi5 gene encoding ecotropic viral integration site 5 ortholog isoform X2, with translation MVLQKLVATRYWYTRRSSKRGVSLSCLVSVDADGGYYTAMPPAAMRLQEDNPPPVSAAPTNHLIANLETNNNRATGSELELLAKLEEANRLYESDAKSLNSLSGASATSGHSRKSSDTSQISLTSGTSSTQERAEDGGEEDLWVTWGHIVNDWENNWKKQNAQIRELVRRGIPLHFRAIAWQLLCKATDSPEKKLYAEYIKTKSPCEKVIRRDIARTYPEHEFFKEKDGLGQESLFNVIKAYSLHDREVGYCQGSGFIVGLLLMQMPEEEAFAVLVRIMEDYRMRDMFKPSMAELGLCMYQLENLVAEYLPDLNQHFQSQNFHTSMYASSWFLTLFTTALTLPLACRIMDVFLSEGMEIIFKVALAMLTLGKEELMSLDMEGMLKYFQKELPAHAEADPEALMQTAYEMKYNAKKMKKLEKEYIVIKTKEQEEMAELKRLRHENKQLRHRCEMLEEESKALADRLVKGQVSRAEEEETTFVVQRELDALRHTHLETTHQLALANERIRALSLMMEETHTSRQSSMEEITLKQEQLVQREEMIECLQEELVKVRLREAENDAIIRDLRSRIHELEEDKKTLREITPDNSVAHLQEELIAVKLREAEANLSLKDLRQRVSELSDQWQRHLQDHKQDPPPPSDPLSTPKKLLFGKLGHNETQKLEEELMTTRIREMETLTEVKELRLKVMELETQVQVSTNQLRRQDEEIKKQLELTEVAEVKNKEAAARLLDEQRRYADLESKMKDELMRAKISEAEKTQANAELMQKIGQLELKSQEIATEGELRIHSVEASDKVRELQDKVADLQAEFPTPITSPDTEPWRWLES